One part of the Athene noctua chromosome Z, bAthNoc1.hap1.1, whole genome shotgun sequence genome encodes these proteins:
- the LOC141973443 gene encoding avidin-like: protein MSRRLLPFALPVGAALAAAAVGNKLLCQAAETPRGKEAGVKEEKATNTKWWPVKEQKHPTRNDKKCSLTGWWKNDLGSKMCVSEVDSQGNFSGEYHTAVSSAQKPIEPSPLVGSQHLDEDGQCTFGFTVNWKFSDSTAVFVGQCFAGKVEEEEVLQTSWLLREKVDSQPNNWKATRTGQNIFTRMD, encoded by the exons ATgagccgccgcctcctccccttCGCCCTACCCGTCGGGGCAGCCCTGGCCGCGGCCGCGGTGGGGAACAAG ctCCTCTGCCAGGCAGCCGAGACTCCCAGGGGGAAAGAGGCTGGTGTGAAGGAGGAAAAGGCAACCAACACCAAGTGGTGGCCAGTTAAAGAGCAGAAACACCCCACAAGGAATGACAAG AAATGCAGCCTGACCGGCTGGTGGAAGAATGACCTGGGCTCCAAGATGTGTGTGTCTGAGGTGGACAGCCAGGGCAACTTCTCGGGCGAGTACCACACTGCTGTGTCGAGCGCCCAGAAACCCATCGAGCCCTCCCCCCTTGTCGGCTCCCAGCACTTGGACGAGGATGGGCAGTGCACCTTCGGCTTCACTGTCAACTGGAAGTTTTCTG ACTCCACAGCTGTCTTCGTGGGCCAGTGCTTTGCTGGGAAagtagaggaggaggaggtcctGCAGACCTCCTGGCTGCTGCGCGAGAAGGTCGACTCCCAGCCCAACAACTGGAAAGCCACCAG GACTGGCCAAAACATCTTCACTCGTATGGActga